In the Marinomonas algicola genome, one interval contains:
- a CDS encoding ABC transporter permease, whose translation MSANRFSVNLSNYKSLEFILGALLTGGICFLVVFSDFLFQGADKINLSARLLEPFTHPDHFFGTDPLGRDIIARVVAGGKVSLQVGFLSVAGAVVLGVIMGLISGYYRGFWDVIVMRFADVQLAMPFILLAITFIAIVGGGLANMIFLLIISQWVQYARLVRGSVLSLRDREFIQSAEVIGVSHFNILFRHLLPNLIGPVIVLTTLNVANNILLESSLTFLGLGVDPLTPSWGGMLADGRTYIQNAWWVSVFPGLAILLTVLGLNLLGDWLRDSLDPTGRTAR comes from the coding sequence ATGTCAGCGAATCGTTTTAGTGTAAATCTATCTAATTATAAGAGCCTTGAATTTATTCTTGGCGCTTTATTAACTGGCGGCATTTGCTTCTTAGTCGTCTTTTCCGATTTTTTATTTCAAGGAGCCGATAAAATTAATTTGTCCGCTCGTTTATTAGAGCCTTTTACTCATCCAGATCACTTCTTTGGAACAGACCCCCTTGGGCGAGATATTATTGCAAGAGTGGTTGCTGGCGGCAAAGTATCACTTCAAGTCGGGTTTTTATCGGTTGCTGGGGCGGTTGTCCTAGGTGTCATTATGGGGCTTATTTCTGGTTACTATCGTGGTTTCTGGGACGTCATTGTAATGCGGTTTGCCGATGTGCAATTAGCCATGCCATTTATTTTATTAGCCATTACTTTTATTGCTATTGTTGGAGGTGGATTAGCGAATATGATTTTTTTGTTGATCATTTCTCAATGGGTACAGTATGCAAGATTAGTTCGAGGGTCAGTACTGTCACTACGTGATCGTGAATTTATCCAATCCGCAGAGGTCATCGGAGTCAGCCATTTTAATATCCTCTTCCGTCATCTTTTACCAAATTTAATTGGGCCTGTTATTGTGCTTACAACACTTAATGTCGCCAATAATATTTTACTAGAAAGTAGCTTAACGTTTCTCGGTCTTGGCGTTGATCCATTAACTCCAAGCTGGGGTGGTATGTTAGCAGACGGACGCACTTATATTCAAAACGCTTGGTGGGTGAGTGTCTTTCCTGGATTAGCAATACTGTTAACCGTTCTGGGTTTAAACCTATTGGGTGACTGGCTTCGCGATAGCCTTGATCCTACAGGTAGGACAGCACGATGA
- a CDS encoding LysR family transcriptional regulator, whose product MKFRQIEAFRYIMLRGTTAAAATEMHVSQPAVSRLLSDLEYSLGFSLFDRRKGRLYPTHEAAEFFRSVEESFLGLEKLESVAAKIRTRTPSEIKIASTSAIASTLLPLALQEHKKYFPDERVTIHTDSMSELVMKLQTNSVDLAIGLELPQLIGIEREFIGNARFVFAARSDHPLAKKEVITAQDLIGESVLTVVDNSPIYWSELGGALSSVKSLIKQNIMIDTSHTGYAMIAAGMAVGVLEPFAARVWKGNDVVIRPFDPAIFYPYGLAYPTNTRQHKSLYSLTETIRNVAQSMIEFNNDCAVMRK is encoded by the coding sequence ATGAAATTCAGGCAAATAGAGGCTTTTCGTTACATCATGCTAAGAGGAACAACCGCCGCCGCCGCGACAGAAATGCACGTTTCTCAACCTGCTGTAAGTCGTTTATTGAGCGATCTAGAGTATTCATTGGGTTTTTCTTTGTTTGATCGTCGTAAAGGTCGTTTATACCCAACTCATGAGGCGGCTGAATTTTTCCGCTCTGTGGAAGAGAGTTTTTTAGGTTTAGAAAAACTGGAGTCCGTGGCGGCAAAAATACGTACTCGAACGCCCAGTGAGATTAAAATTGCCAGCACCTCGGCCATCGCAAGCACTTTGTTACCATTGGCGTTGCAAGAGCATAAAAAATATTTTCCTGATGAACGTGTGACGATACATACTGATTCTATGTCAGAGCTTGTTATGAAGTTGCAAACTAACTCGGTGGATTTAGCGATTGGCTTAGAACTGCCTCAATTGATAGGTATTGAGAGGGAGTTTATAGGCAATGCTCGTTTTGTTTTTGCGGCCAGATCTGATCATCCTCTTGCTAAAAAGGAAGTCATTACGGCACAGGATTTGATAGGCGAATCTGTGTTAACTGTGGTTGATAATTCTCCGATTTACTGGAGCGAATTAGGCGGAGCTTTGAGCTCCGTAAAATCTCTTATAAAACAGAATATTATGATTGATACATCCCACACAGGTTATGCCATGATTGCAGCGGGTATGGCTGTTGGAGTGCTGGAACCTTTTGCCGCTCGTGTTTGGAAAGGAAATGATGTGGTCATTCGACCTTTTGATCCCGCCATTTTTTACCCTTATGGTTTAGCGTATCCGACGAATACTCGCCAACATAAATCTTTGTATAGCCTGACAGAAACCATTCGTAATGTTGCCCAGTCGATGATTGAATTTAACAACGATTGTGCTGTTATGAGAAAGTGA
- the tcdA gene encoding tRNA cyclic N6-threonylcarbamoyladenosine(37) synthase TcdA, with protein sequence MSEEQRFGGIRRLYGIKAYEYFTQAHVCVVGIGGVGAWAAEALARSGIGQITLIDMDDVCITNTNRQIHALDGNVGKAKVDVMAERIKLINPDCQVHLVEDFVTPENVAELLNNQYDYVIDAIDSLKPKAAMVSWCRRNKVKIITIGGAGGQIDPTKVQIADLSRTERDPLAAKLRNFLRRHNNFPKNTKRRFEIECVYSTEQLRYQHEDGSISLQRPDWGADTKLGCDSGFGSSTVVTATFGLVAAGRVLEKLTKLAD encoded by the coding sequence GTGTCAGAAGAGCAACGTTTTGGTGGAATCAGACGTTTATATGGAATCAAAGCGTATGAATATTTTACTCAAGCACATGTCTGTGTTGTTGGTATAGGCGGAGTGGGAGCTTGGGCTGCAGAAGCGTTGGCGCGCTCGGGAATCGGTCAGATTACATTGATTGATATGGATGATGTTTGTATTACCAATACCAATCGTCAGATACACGCTTTAGATGGCAACGTTGGTAAAGCAAAGGTAGATGTGATGGCGGAACGTATTAAGTTGATTAATCCTGATTGCCAAGTGCACCTTGTTGAAGATTTTGTGACACCAGAGAATGTCGCTGAATTGCTCAACAATCAATACGATTATGTGATCGATGCAATCGACAGTCTAAAACCCAAAGCCGCGATGGTCTCATGGTGCCGTCGGAATAAAGTTAAAATTATTACGATCGGTGGTGCTGGCGGTCAAATTGACCCGACAAAAGTTCAAATTGCCGATTTATCCCGTACAGAAAGGGATCCATTGGCCGCTAAGTTAAGGAACTTTTTAAGACGCCATAATAATTTTCCGAAGAATACCAAGCGGCGCTTTGAAATTGAGTGTGTGTACTCTACGGAGCAGCTGAGATATCAGCATGAAGATGGAAGCATTAGTCTACAACGTCCTGACTGGGGTGCTGACACCAAACTTGGTTGTGATTCAGGCTTTGGGTCAAGTACCGTCGTCACCGCTACCTTCGGCCTAGTAGCGGCAGGGCGAGTGTTAGAAAAACTGACAAAATTGGCCGATTAA
- a CDS encoding ABC transporter permease, with the protein MANFLIKRFLQAIFVLLAVTLIVAFAIRLTGDPALMLTQGAGSVTEADLMMIREALGINKPFFIQYYEFLKGLFVFDFGRSFMGGTPVADLISKSLPATLMLAASVMFVSIVISIPLGIKAAVSKGKWGDQTIRILSLIGLSFPNFWLALMLVLVFSIGLQWLPPSGMDGFTSFLMPAFTMAIILTATNVRLVRSSMLETLQAQYIMVARAKGLSENTVLYKHALRNCAIPLITYFGLQFGGLLGGIVVIERVFNWPGLGTLAFDAVSGRDYPVLQAVITILSMLIVGVNLLVDIAYGLIDPRIRTE; encoded by the coding sequence ATGGCGAACTTTTTAATAAAACGATTTCTGCAAGCTATTTTCGTACTGCTGGCAGTAACTTTAATCGTGGCTTTTGCAATACGTCTAACAGGGGATCCAGCCCTTATGCTGACTCAAGGAGCCGGCAGTGTTACCGAAGCGGACCTCATGATGATTCGTGAAGCATTAGGTATTAATAAACCCTTTTTCATTCAATATTATGAATTTTTAAAAGGCTTATTCGTTTTTGACTTTGGCCGTAGTTTTATGGGCGGAACACCCGTTGCTGACTTGATCAGTAAATCATTGCCAGCCACATTAATGTTGGCCGCATCCGTCATGTTTGTTTCTATCGTTATCTCCATTCCTTTAGGTATAAAAGCCGCGGTATCAAAGGGAAAATGGGGCGATCAAACCATCAGAATCCTCTCTCTAATTGGCTTATCCTTTCCCAATTTTTGGCTCGCTCTCATGTTGGTTTTAGTCTTTTCAATTGGACTTCAGTGGCTTCCACCAAGCGGCATGGACGGTTTCACTAGCTTCTTAATGCCCGCCTTTACCATGGCCATCATTCTAACGGCAACCAATGTTCGACTCGTCCGCTCTTCCATGCTGGAAACGTTACAGGCGCAATACATTATGGTAGCGAGAGCAAAAGGCTTGAGTGAAAACACCGTTCTGTATAAGCACGCATTACGAAACTGCGCCATCCCTCTTATTACCTACTTCGGTTTGCAATTTGGCGGGCTATTAGGGGGGATTGTTGTTATTGAACGTGTTTTCAATTGGCCAGGACTTGGCACTCTTGCTTTCGATGCCGTCAGTGGCCGTGATTACCCAGTACTACAAGCCGTTATTACCATTCTATCCATGCTTATTGTTGGCGTTAACCTCTTGGTTGATATTGCCTATGGCTTGATCGATCCACGCATTCGTACGGAGTAA
- a CDS encoding ABC transporter ATP-binding protein: MASSPILTVENLSVEFGHSRVIDNLNFSVIAGRTLAIVGESGSGKSVTSQSIMRLAESAGASYPSGRILFSGEQGEVDLLSQSQEAMRSIRGQDIAMIFQEPMTSLNPVFTIGDQISESLSLHKKLTKSAALDESMKLLKMVRLPDAEDMLNRYPHQLSGGMRQRVMIAMALACRPKVLIADEPTTALDVTIQAQILTILNDLQKELNMAVIFITHDMGVVAEIADDVVVMWKGKKVEQGPVKELFAHPQHPYTKALLAAVPKLGSMAGEPFPKRFPITVMDGESTRLVGEEKSQATACYDKSPLLSVRNLVTRFDSKKSFWGRVTHRVHAVENVSFDIYHGETLALVGESGSGKSTIGRTIQQLQQATSGEISFEGNPFSDMSKADKQRLRQEIQYIFQDPLASLDPRKTIGFSISEPIKTHNLIRGEHKIQQRVHELLERVGLSAEHADRYPHQFSGGQRQRICIARALASNPKLIIADEALSALDVSIQAQIINLFMELQEEHGIAYLFISHDMAVVEKMSHRVAVLYLGQVAELGTRQQVLETPSHPYTQRLLSAVPIADPTITRNLGRLSGEIPSPVRRVGNEPCIVPHREIAPGHFVADAP; the protein is encoded by the coding sequence ATTGCATCCTCCCCAATACTGACAGTCGAAAATCTTTCTGTGGAATTCGGTCATTCTCGCGTTATCGATAATCTCAATTTTTCAGTTATAGCGGGTCGAACACTTGCCATTGTTGGGGAATCAGGTTCAGGTAAATCCGTCACATCGCAGTCGATCATGCGACTCGCTGAAAGTGCAGGTGCTAGCTATCCATCAGGGCGCATTTTATTCTCCGGCGAACAAGGAGAAGTAGACCTACTGTCCCAGTCTCAAGAAGCCATGCGTTCGATTCGTGGTCAAGATATTGCCATGATTTTCCAAGAACCAATGACATCGCTTAACCCCGTTTTCACTATCGGTGACCAGATTTCGGAGTCTCTTTCTTTACACAAAAAATTAACTAAATCCGCAGCGCTCGATGAAAGCATGAAACTGTTAAAAATGGTTCGGCTACCAGATGCAGAAGATATGCTCAATCGCTACCCTCATCAGCTATCAGGCGGAATGAGACAAAGAGTCATGATAGCGATGGCCTTGGCCTGCCGTCCAAAGGTTCTTATTGCCGATGAGCCAACCACAGCATTAGACGTAACGATTCAAGCTCAAATTTTAACCATATTGAATGACCTTCAAAAAGAATTAAATATGGCCGTGATTTTTATCACTCACGATATGGGCGTTGTTGCCGAAATAGCCGACGACGTTGTGGTTATGTGGAAGGGTAAAAAAGTTGAACAGGGTCCTGTTAAAGAATTATTCGCACACCCTCAACACCCCTACACAAAAGCATTATTAGCCGCCGTTCCAAAACTGGGAAGTATGGCTGGAGAACCCTTCCCTAAGCGCTTTCCTATCACCGTAATGGATGGTGAAAGCACCCGCTTAGTCGGTGAAGAGAAAAGCCAAGCGACCGCTTGTTATGATAAAAGCCCTTTATTATCAGTACGAAACCTTGTCACTCGTTTCGATAGCAAAAAAAGCTTTTGGGGTCGTGTCACCCACAGAGTGCATGCCGTTGAAAATGTCAGCTTTGATATATATCACGGTGAAACACTGGCTCTTGTGGGTGAATCTGGCTCCGGTAAATCCACTATTGGTAGAACCATTCAACAATTACAGCAAGCAACGAGTGGCGAAATTAGCTTTGAGGGCAATCCTTTTTCCGATATGAGTAAAGCGGATAAACAGAGATTGCGTCAGGAAATTCAGTATATTTTTCAAGACCCTTTAGCTTCTTTAGACCCTAGAAAAACCATTGGATTCTCTATTTCTGAGCCAATAAAAACCCATAATTTAATTCGTGGTGAACACAAAATTCAGCAAAGAGTACATGAGTTATTAGAACGTGTTGGGTTAAGTGCTGAACATGCCGATCGCTATCCACATCAGTTTTCAGGTGGGCAACGTCAACGAATCTGTATCGCTAGAGCATTGGCATCTAATCCTAAATTAATTATTGCGGATGAAGCTTTATCCGCTTTAGATGTTTCTATTCAAGCCCAAATTATTAATCTCTTCATGGAGCTTCAAGAAGAACATGGCATTGCTTACTTATTTATTAGCCATGACATGGCTGTCGTTGAGAAAATGAGTCACCGAGTGGCTGTTTTGTACCTAGGTCAAGTCGCCGAACTAGGAACTCGTCAACAAGTTCTAGAAACACCATCCCACCCTTATACACAACGTTTACTAAGTGCGGTGCCAATTGCTGACCCAACGATTACCCGTAATCTTGGTCGACTAAGTGGAGAGATCCCTAGCCCTGTACGCCGTGTAGGAAATGAGCCCTGTATTGTTCCGCATCGAGAAATCGCTCCGGGACATTTTGTCGCAGATGCACCATAA
- a CDS encoding SufE family protein, which translates to MQTQSHLDITSQLGSCRSKEETFKSLVSLSKTLPRLQTAEKNDHNKIKGCESAVWLIIEEGNGIRYFKADSDAKLMRGVLAALLSLVQGKSVQEIQNMDLKRELAELNLSSYLTSSRTNGVLAILDKISGR; encoded by the coding sequence ATGCAAACTCAATCACACCTAGACATAACGTCTCAATTAGGTTCTTGCAGGAGTAAAGAAGAGACGTTCAAATCCCTAGTTTCCCTAAGTAAAACCTTACCCAGATTACAAACAGCAGAAAAAAATGATCACAATAAGATCAAAGGTTGTGAAAGCGCAGTATGGCTCATTATAGAAGAAGGTAATGGCATTCGTTACTTTAAAGCCGACAGCGACGCCAAACTAATGAGAGGCGTCTTAGCCGCTTTATTAAGCTTAGTACAAGGCAAAAGCGTTCAAGAGATACAGAATATGGATTTAAAAAGGGAGCTGGCGGAACTTAACCTATCCAGTTACCTTACTAGCTCAAGAACCAACGGGGTATTAGCGATACTAGACAAAATTTCTGGCCGATAG
- a CDS encoding M14 family metallopeptidase: MSHIFSTTIEPTIQQLIEQFGKIDYQEHLIEAWVFGDKAHRQMAEATLLKQGVKAKLRSAYKPLLHFFMEDIDLVTNQISRIEVHYPLHPEASEKRFLLETYPLSALLGNAQVYYIANTQATDFYNVILRSESGIQTQYKVFAPNNLHLDLIKQSHLSPTGWLKVTNPEGKVTHNERLLTDYETLFSLGMGAISEHSWKDTEPYFEELNINVTLPWQDQPLPYKHEVLSLSEALHEDFYFSIQEWFKVKAGHNPNDREGQPGQIVPEIHYRDDASLRITIETRCYQTQNSQGKQILEFANSPLSMVQVQTELATISGALFNAKTVTGRTINACYHQGADFPVMISGGQHANETTGVIGTLRAAQLLQQKQGSHFTISPLENPDGYALHQRLISDNPHHMHHAARYTALGDDLEYRSTEPFYEKDIRYQARAISQADLHINLHGYPSHEWTRPLSGYVPRGFDMWTIPKGFFLILRHSEEEKWSQYAEDFIHLVTQKLIKIPGVMAFNKEQIELYQLHAGEANFRIINGFPCLISHGKPGDIPIQLITEYPDETLYGKHFITGHNVQTETVLAAYEAHQVLSAHLTPYYLPQ; the protein is encoded by the coding sequence ATGAGCCATATTTTTTCGACGACCATCGAACCAACAATACAGCAATTAATTGAGCAGTTTGGCAAAATAGACTATCAAGAACACCTAATAGAGGCGTGGGTATTTGGCGATAAAGCGCATCGTCAAATGGCTGAAGCCACTCTGTTAAAACAAGGAGTCAAAGCCAAATTACGCAGTGCTTATAAGCCCTTATTGCACTTTTTTATGGAAGATATCGACTTAGTCACTAATCAGATTAGTCGCATAGAAGTCCATTATCCGTTACATCCCGAAGCATCAGAAAAACGCTTTCTACTGGAAACCTACCCTCTTTCTGCTTTGCTTGGTAACGCTCAGGTTTATTACATTGCGAATACGCAAGCAACAGACTTTTACAATGTCATTCTCCGTTCAGAATCCGGAATCCAGACTCAATATAAAGTGTTTGCACCTAATAATCTCCATCTTGACCTGATTAAACAATCTCACCTATCCCCAACGGGTTGGCTGAAAGTCACTAATCCAGAAGGAAAAGTCACTCATAACGAACGACTGCTAACGGATTATGAGACCCTTTTTAGTCTAGGTATGGGCGCTATTTCTGAGCATTCATGGAAAGACACTGAACCTTACTTCGAAGAACTGAATATCAACGTTACCTTGCCTTGGCAAGATCAGCCTCTACCCTATAAGCACGAAGTACTCAGCCTGAGTGAAGCCCTACATGAAGACTTTTATTTTTCGATACAAGAATGGTTTAAGGTAAAAGCGGGGCATAACCCTAATGATCGCGAAGGCCAGCCAGGGCAAATCGTTCCAGAAATCCATTATCGAGATGATGCTAGTTTACGTATTACGATAGAAACCCGCTGTTATCAGACTCAAAACAGCCAAGGGAAACAAATCCTCGAATTTGCCAACTCCCCTCTGAGTATGGTTCAGGTTCAAACAGAGTTAGCAACCATTAGCGGGGCTCTATTTAATGCAAAAACGGTTACTGGAAGAACCATTAACGCGTGTTATCACCAAGGAGCAGACTTTCCTGTAATGATCAGCGGAGGACAACATGCAAATGAAACAACAGGCGTTATTGGAACCTTACGTGCCGCTCAACTATTACAGCAAAAGCAAGGTAGTCACTTTACTATTTCTCCTCTTGAAAACCCAGATGGCTATGCTCTGCATCAGCGGCTCATCTCAGATAACCCCCATCATATGCATCATGCGGCTCGATACACGGCATTAGGCGATGATTTAGAATACCGCTCTACAGAACCCTTCTATGAAAAAGACATTCGCTATCAAGCAAGAGCCATCAGCCAAGCGGATTTACATATCAACTTGCACGGTTATCCATCTCATGAATGGACTCGCCCTCTCTCAGGTTATGTGCCTAGAGGTTTTGACATGTGGACCATTCCCAAAGGTTTTTTCTTGATTTTACGTCACAGTGAAGAAGAGAAGTGGTCTCAATACGCGGAAGATTTCATCCATCTAGTGACCCAAAAGTTGATCAAAATCCCAGGGGTAATGGCGTTTAACAAAGAACAAATCGAGCTTTATCAGTTACATGCTGGGGAAGCAAATTTCCGTATTATCAATGGTTTTCCTTGCTTAATCTCACATGGAAAACCTGGGGACATCCCGATACAACTCATCACTGAATACCCAGATGAGACCCTTTACGGTAAACATTTTATCACTGGGCATAATGTTCAAACAGAGACAGTTCTGGCGGCTTATGAAGCACATCAAGTTTTGTCAGCACATTTAACACCTTACTACTTACCGCAGTAG
- a CDS encoding ABC transporter substrate-binding protein, with amino-acid sequence MNKKNTFKTALKTFAVTSSLAMASFSFASTLTVSSPQDPGSWDPIDTFLVNWAAVATNMYDGLTYRGPDLKLQPGLATSWEPLDEGKRIRFTLREGVTFHNGEAFNSASVKFTFDRLMGDEGRKGPQRSNYSAIDTVEIIDDYTIDFHLKAADPVLLTKLAGYGAMIVPPKYIQENGEDFFNTHPMGTGPFKFSSYEPKVGIKLEAFGNHWGGAPKLTNLNYRFISEPSTAVAELQSGRVDLVIPPTIPIGMITTIEKDPNLTIATTISPTVYALRFNTRDGITKDERVRKALIYGVDRQAIIDSILGGQAAPIASFQSAISFGEDPTMKPLPYDPSKAMQLLKAAGIQPGTKLQIDIRGNNATFNEVSQAVASYLQVIGLNATIKPYETNVLLNDIIPAGKTGEMFQQSWGGWTLDYDNTAYFMYHTGEKWNPYDSDPELDALLESQRAITDRDKREEILKSIANYTSNRALEMPLYNLNAIFGVSKRVKNFTPVPDSRLRLTDVTVE; translated from the coding sequence ATGAACAAAAAAAACACCTTCAAAACAGCCTTAAAAACCTTTGCTGTAACCAGTAGTTTGGCCATGGCAAGCTTTAGCTTTGCTAGCACATTAACCGTCTCTTCCCCACAAGACCCTGGCAGTTGGGATCCTATTGATACTTTTTTGGTCAATTGGGCCGCTGTTGCCACTAATATGTACGATGGTTTGACCTATCGAGGTCCAGATTTAAAGTTACAACCAGGTTTGGCTACATCATGGGAGCCGTTAGATGAAGGTAAACGCATTCGCTTTACTTTACGAGAAGGCGTGACATTTCATAACGGTGAAGCATTTAACTCAGCGTCAGTAAAATTTACCTTTGATCGCTTAATGGGTGATGAAGGAAGAAAAGGCCCTCAACGATCTAACTATTCAGCCATAGATACCGTTGAAATTATTGATGATTACACGATCGACTTTCATTTAAAGGCGGCCGACCCCGTCTTGCTAACAAAGCTCGCTGGTTACGGCGCCATGATAGTGCCACCAAAATACATTCAGGAAAATGGTGAAGACTTCTTCAATACTCACCCAATGGGAACCGGTCCATTCAAATTTTCTTCTTATGAACCAAAAGTCGGAATTAAGCTAGAAGCATTTGGCAATCATTGGGGCGGAGCGCCAAAACTGACCAATCTTAATTATCGTTTTATTAGCGAGCCATCTACTGCCGTTGCAGAGCTTCAGTCTGGACGTGTCGACTTAGTCATTCCACCAACGATTCCAATAGGAATGATTACCACCATAGAAAAAGACCCAAACCTAACGATAGCCACAACGATCAGTCCAACGGTTTATGCTTTACGTTTCAATACCAGAGATGGCATCACCAAAGATGAACGTGTTCGTAAGGCGTTAATTTATGGCGTGGATCGCCAAGCCATTATAGATTCTATTTTAGGTGGACAAGCGGCACCTATTGCAAGCTTCCAAAGTGCTATTTCATTTGGCGAAGACCCTACCATGAAGCCGTTACCTTATGATCCGAGCAAAGCCATGCAGCTATTAAAAGCAGCAGGAATCCAGCCAGGAACCAAATTGCAAATAGATATTCGTGGTAATAACGCGACTTTTAATGAAGTATCTCAAGCCGTTGCAAGTTACCTACAAGTTATTGGCTTAAATGCGACCATCAAACCTTATGAAACCAATGTTTTATTAAATGACATTATCCCAGCGGGTAAAACGGGTGAGATGTTTCAACAATCCTGGGGAGGTTGGACGCTTGATTATGATAATACGGCTTACTTCATGTATCACACTGGAGAAAAGTGGAATCCATATGACAGCGATCCAGAGTTAGATGCATTGCTTGAGTCTCAACGCGCCATTACAGATAGAGATAAACGCGAAGAAATTTTGAAAAGTATTGCAAACTACACATCAAATCGTGCTTTAGAAATGCCTCTATATAACTTAAATGCCATTTTTGGTGTATCTAAAAGAGTTAAAAATTTCACGCCTGTACCTGATAGCCGCTTACGTTTAACAGATGTAACGGTTGAATAG
- a CDS encoding aminotransferase class V-fold PLP-dependent enzyme, with amino-acid sequence MSLFMAFDPHTIRQEFSILQQPAYEHELTYLDNAATTQKPNVVLERILGYYQTANANVHRGAHFLSDRATSQFEHARQTVSRFIQTPEGGQIIWTKGTTEAINMVAYGIEHLIDPGDEILISSLEHHANLVPWQQLSFRTGARLRVIPFTSDGTWQAEYANYFSDRTKVVACTQVSNAIGVQLPVKEVIQHAKNVGALSLIDGAQAIAHYPIDVSELDCDFFVFSGHKMYGPTGIGVLYGKTDALESLLPYQTGGEMVLHVTYQATEFNTLPFRLEAGTPNIEGALGLAAACDFLQQQNQEAMLQWEQSLAEKAYSILENTSEIEIFSPKKNSTLISLAVKNIHIMDLNGYLDSKGIAVRGGSHCAHPLMAQLGVSGTLRASFACYNTMQEAEHFAHSLLEAIELLSED; translated from the coding sequence ATGAGTCTATTTATGGCGTTTGATCCTCACACTATTCGACAAGAATTTTCTATTTTGCAGCAGCCTGCGTACGAGCATGAGCTTACGTACTTAGATAATGCCGCCACCACCCAAAAGCCTAATGTCGTCCTAGAACGTATTCTTGGGTATTACCAAACAGCCAATGCTAACGTTCATCGAGGAGCGCACTTTCTCAGTGACAGAGCCACCTCACAGTTTGAACACGCTCGCCAAACCGTATCTCGCTTTATTCAAACGCCTGAAGGCGGTCAAATCATTTGGACCAAAGGTACGACAGAAGCCATTAATATGGTGGCTTACGGTATAGAGCACTTAATAGACCCCGGCGATGAAATACTGATATCGAGCCTTGAACATCATGCAAACTTAGTGCCTTGGCAACAGCTGTCGTTTCGCACTGGGGCTCGATTAAGAGTGATTCCGTTTACGTCTGACGGAACATGGCAGGCTGAATACGCGAATTACTTTTCCGATAGAACCAAAGTGGTAGCCTGCACCCAAGTATCAAATGCCATTGGCGTACAATTACCTGTCAAAGAAGTGATTCAACACGCTAAAAACGTCGGGGCCCTGTCATTAATCGATGGCGCTCAAGCCATTGCTCATTACCCTATTGATGTCAGTGAACTGGATTGTGACTTCTTTGTTTTTTCTGGTCACAAAATGTATGGCCCAACAGGGATAGGCGTGCTTTATGGTAAAACAGATGCTTTAGAAAGTTTATTACCTTACCAGACAGGTGGAGAGATGGTGCTGCATGTCACCTATCAAGCCACTGAATTTAATACTCTTCCATTTAGACTCGAGGCTGGAACACCAAATATTGAAGGCGCCCTAGGGTTAGCGGCCGCCTGCGATTTTTTGCAACAGCAAAACCAAGAAGCCATGCTGCAATGGGAACAATCCCTAGCCGAAAAAGCCTACTCCATACTAGAGAATACCAGTGAGATTGAAATTTTTTCCCCAAAAAAGAACTCAACTTTGATTTCGCTGGCGGTAAAAAACATACACATTATGGATTTAAACGGTTACTTAGACAGTAAGGGCATCGCCGTTCGAGGAGGCAGTCATTGCGCGCACCCTTTGATGGCTCAATTAGGTGTATCAGGCACGTTAAGAGCATCGTTCGCTTGTTATAACACCATGCAAGAAGCGGAACACTTTGCTCATTCATTATTAGAAGCCATAGAGCTTTTATCAGAGGATTAA